A single region of the Arthrobacter sp. zg-Y820 genome encodes:
- a CDS encoding thioester domain-containing protein: MGVPVTGRFAGIIITEDADGGIGQMYCIDTAVETMVGIGYVQGAWEESNVANIGYVNYVLNNYYPANPAAPAGLTANQQAAAVQGAIWYFTDGYLVNTSETVIRGAVEAIVADAQANGPLVEPPPPNVTVTPPAAAGPAGGVAGPFTVAAEGAAEVTVSVPTGYTMFADAAGTVPISSGSAVTSGTQIWVGGPPASTDPGVLSARASVSVQTGNVYLYDGGNPGMDNAQPLILAANTVLEATAGATAEFFVAGDLVVNKVFAGGGIGSQGAITLTVDCGEAGAFVFDIPAGTAAPVSNSVTDLPVGTVCAVAEEVTGSTVEVTVTPVLPEPVTIAEGENVLEVTNNVEFNPGSLVVAKTISGSGAGLQDDVVLHIQCGDGLIDETFVIPEETTADTFTQLYEGIPAGVSCRVSEPASGANEDVTVETSGTGEVAILPGQSQAVEVVNVYAPVPYTERLPKTGADGMTGLALAGGGILLAGALLVLGPSRRRRS, encoded by the coding sequence GTGGGAGTGCCTGTGACCGGCCGGTTCGCGGGCATCATCATCACTGAGGATGCCGATGGCGGGATCGGGCAGATGTACTGCATCGACACAGCGGTGGAAACCATGGTCGGCATCGGCTACGTTCAGGGGGCTTGGGAGGAATCCAACGTAGCCAACATCGGCTACGTGAATTATGTCCTGAACAACTACTATCCTGCGAATCCCGCAGCGCCTGCGGGCTTAACGGCAAATCAGCAGGCTGCGGCGGTGCAGGGTGCGATTTGGTACTTCACCGACGGATACCTGGTCAATACATCGGAGACGGTCATCAGAGGCGCGGTTGAGGCGATCGTCGCCGACGCACAGGCCAATGGGCCCCTGGTGGAACCGCCCCCGCCGAACGTCACCGTGACTCCCCCGGCTGCCGCGGGTCCGGCGGGAGGCGTGGCGGGCCCGTTCACGGTGGCAGCGGAAGGAGCTGCGGAGGTTACCGTTTCCGTGCCGACCGGATACACCATGTTTGCCGACGCTGCAGGGACTGTCCCTATTTCGAGCGGGAGCGCTGTCACTTCGGGTACACAGATCTGGGTGGGTGGCCCGCCGGCATCCACCGACCCGGGAGTCCTTAGCGCCCGCGCTTCCGTCTCCGTCCAAACAGGCAACGTCTACCTCTACGACGGCGGCAATCCAGGCATGGATAATGCGCAACCCCTCATCCTTGCCGCGAACACGGTGTTGGAAGCCACTGCCGGGGCGACGGCGGAGTTCTTTGTAGCGGGAGACCTCGTGGTCAATAAGGTGTTTGCCGGCGGAGGAATCGGTAGCCAGGGCGCCATCACCCTCACCGTGGACTGCGGTGAAGCGGGGGCTTTTGTCTTTGACATTCCTGCCGGGACAGCTGCGCCGGTCAGCAACTCCGTGACAGACCTGCCGGTGGGTACGGTGTGCGCGGTGGCGGAAGAGGTGACCGGATCCACCGTGGAGGTAACGGTGACACCCGTACTCCCGGAGCCCGTGACAATCGCTGAAGGCGAAAACGTCCTGGAGGTCACTAACAATGTGGAATTCAACCCGGGCAGCCTGGTCGTGGCGAAAACCATCAGCGGCTCCGGTGCCGGCCTGCAGGACGACGTCGTGCTTCACATCCAGTGCGGCGACGGACTGATCGACGAGACCTTCGTGATCCCCGAGGAGACCACTGCGGATACCTTTACCCAGTTGTACGAAGGTATTCCGGCGGGAGTGTCGTGCCGGGTTTCGGAACCCGCGTCCGGAGCCAACGAGGACGTCACGGTGGAAACCTCAGGCACTGGTGAAGTGGCCATCCTGCCCGGACAGTCTCAAGCCGTCGAGGTGGTCAACGTGTATGCACCTGTGCCTTACACAGAACGCCTTCCGAAAACCGGAGCTGACGGTATGACAGGCCTAGCCCTGGCCGGCGGTGGAATATTGCTGGCCGGCGCTCTGCTGGTCCTGGGGCCATCGCGCCGGCGCCGTAGCTAA